One window from the genome of Streptomyces cadmiisoli encodes:
- a CDS encoding GNAT family N-acetyltransferase, translated as MSDVTRAKNGRPVHHWRRDVVELAALFTAVAVADAVANLVGHGPDGPELLVTSAVVLLATVAFHTWWSRRGHAPPAGDTGARPPSPERRAGPPAPAPANPGAAAEEGTLWRMRTTVRDEPGSLAALCAALAEHRVDILSLQTHPLGDGTVDEFLLRAPAHLSASEVTRAVSVAGGADTWIERADAHDLVDAPTRILGLATRTALDGAELPLALRQLLGRCTIRSLPAPAGNDRGTTGVPVEGVLEEAVMRLRAPEGGVITVERPYLPFTPTEFARARALVELDARLGPRVPRGQDVLTLPQGGAITVRRADTGDVQAAKDMHERCSKRTLSMRYHGPVGDADRYLNHLLSPRFGRTLAVQTATGRIVGLGHLLWDGDETEVALLVEDEWQRRGIGGELLGRLVSMAVEAGCESVYAVTQSSNTGMVAAMRGLGLPLDFQIEEGTLVITARLDATPVSSSLPYDLGRLDERTVRD; from the coding sequence ATGTCTGATGTGACGCGCGCGAAGAACGGTCGTCCCGTGCACCACTGGCGGCGGGACGTCGTCGAACTCGCCGCCCTCTTCACCGCCGTCGCGGTGGCGGACGCGGTGGCGAACCTCGTCGGTCACGGACCCGACGGCCCGGAGCTGCTGGTGACCTCGGCGGTCGTCCTGCTCGCCACGGTCGCCTTCCACACATGGTGGTCACGCCGCGGCCATGCTCCGCCCGCCGGCGATACCGGCGCCCGGCCGCCCTCCCCGGAGCGGCGGGCCGGGCCGCCCGCGCCGGCCCCCGCGAACCCCGGCGCCGCGGCGGAGGAGGGCACGCTGTGGCGCATGCGGACGACGGTGCGGGACGAACCCGGTTCGCTGGCGGCGCTGTGCGCGGCCCTGGCCGAACACCGGGTCGACATCCTGAGCCTCCAGACGCACCCACTGGGTGACGGCACGGTCGACGAGTTCCTGCTGCGGGCTCCCGCCCACCTCTCGGCCTCCGAGGTCACCCGGGCGGTGTCGGTCGCCGGTGGCGCGGACACCTGGATCGAGCGGGCCGACGCCCATGACCTGGTGGACGCGCCGACCCGGATCCTCGGCCTGGCCACCCGCACCGCCCTGGACGGAGCCGAACTGCCTCTTGCGCTGCGGCAGTTGCTCGGCCGGTGCACCATCCGCTCGCTGCCCGCCCCGGCCGGGAACGACCGCGGAACGACCGGCGTTCCCGTGGAGGGGGTTCTGGAGGAGGCCGTGATGCGGCTGCGAGCACCGGAAGGTGGAGTGATCACCGTGGAGCGGCCGTATCTGCCGTTCACACCGACCGAGTTCGCGCGGGCACGGGCGCTGGTGGAGCTGGACGCCCGGCTGGGGCCGCGCGTTCCACGCGGTCAGGACGTGCTGACGCTGCCGCAGGGCGGCGCCATCACGGTGCGCCGGGCCGACACCGGTGACGTGCAGGCGGCGAAGGACATGCACGAGCGGTGCTCGAAGCGGACGCTGTCGATGCGGTACCACGGGCCGGTCGGTGACGCGGACCGCTACCTCAACCATCTGCTCAGCCCGCGCTTCGGCCGGACCCTCGCGGTGCAGACCGCCACCGGCCGCATCGTCGGTCTCGGTCATCTGCTGTGGGACGGGGACGAGACGGAGGTCGCGCTGCTCGTCGAGGACGAGTGGCAGCGGCGCGGCATCGGCGGCGAGCTGCTGGGCCGGTTGGTGTCGATGGCGGTCGAGGCGGGCTGCGAGAGCGTGTACGCCGTGACGCAGTCGTCCAACACCGGCATGGTGGCCGCGATGCGCGGACTGGGCCTGCCCCTCGACTTCCAGATCGAGGAGGGCACACTGGTGATCACGGCCCGGCTGGACGCGACGCCGGTGAGTTCGAGCCTGCCGTACGATCTGGGGCGGCTCGACGAGCGCACCGTCCGGGACTGA
- a CDS encoding SWIM zinc finger family protein, with protein sequence MTRSLQAVAYRQPSVLESAVDGQRLGLETSRGATPSGVRDHPQFFAGFLTSPQVAAAGLLAVADVAATRYYQRQLPASLDPVVTGNGDRLRFESFSGCGGVYARLDVLAPGLDGGEVGHGTTNVDVNNPLRDALSRIGSADPLHMRVGPDELSVTTVDGPVVERKVPLPDRWLRGFAEAQVIAAGFDLRAELPAAEAVRFLRSLPRATSRGASAGARWVVPAGQGLRPTTRAVPGAVCLPGPERLVALQRVLRHATALRVYGPAVTGAAPTAAAWEAVLPGMRLTLTLSPDASRGFSGEGGVLDALATDEAAEDAELISVLLAWEPRIDVADLATASGLTAERVRAALVRLGTSGRVGYDVAEAAYFHRELPYDAERVGQHNPRLRSARALVAAGAVALEGAVATVTAEDGHVHRVRDRAGELSCSCLWWAKYRGGRGPCKHALAVRMVRRGAAVDAVDAVEQMAANVGGGER encoded by the coding sequence ATGACGCGATCTTTGCAGGCCGTGGCCTATCGGCAACCCTCCGTGCTGGAGTCCGCAGTGGACGGACAGCGCCTGGGGCTGGAGACCTCACGCGGGGCGACGCCCTCGGGCGTGCGGGACCATCCGCAGTTCTTCGCGGGCTTCCTGACGTCTCCTCAGGTGGCTGCGGCCGGGCTGCTGGCGGTGGCCGACGTGGCGGCGACGCGCTATTACCAGCGGCAGCTGCCCGCCTCGCTCGACCCGGTGGTGACGGGCAACGGCGACAGGCTGCGCTTCGAGTCCTTCTCGGGCTGCGGCGGGGTGTACGCACGCCTGGACGTGCTCGCGCCGGGACTCGACGGCGGCGAGGTGGGCCACGGCACGACGAACGTGGACGTCAACAACCCCTTGCGGGACGCCCTGTCGAGGATCGGGTCGGCCGACCCGCTGCACATGCGCGTCGGCCCGGACGAGCTGTCCGTGACCACGGTGGACGGTCCGGTCGTGGAGCGGAAGGTCCCGCTGCCCGACCGCTGGCTGCGCGGCTTCGCGGAGGCCCAGGTCATCGCCGCGGGCTTCGACCTGCGGGCCGAGCTCCCGGCCGCCGAGGCGGTGCGGTTCCTGCGGTCCCTGCCGCGCGCCACGTCGCGGGGCGCCTCGGCAGGCGCGCGCTGGGTGGTTCCCGCGGGTCAGGGGCTGCGTCCGACGACACGGGCGGTGCCCGGCGCGGTGTGCCTGCCCGGCCCGGAGCGGCTGGTCGCGCTCCAGCGGGTGCTGCGCCACGCCACCGCGCTGCGGGTGTACGGCCCTGCCGTGACGGGCGCTGCGCCCACGGCCGCGGCGTGGGAGGCGGTCCTGCCCGGCATGCGGCTCACCCTGACACTGTCCCCGGACGCCTCGCGCGGATTCTCCGGCGAGGGCGGAGTCCTCGACGCGCTCGCCACGGACGAGGCCGCGGAGGACGCCGAGCTGATCTCGGTGCTGCTCGCCTGGGAGCCCCGTATAGACGTCGCCGACCTCGCCACCGCCTCCGGCCTCACCGCGGAGCGCGTCCGGGCCGCGCTGGTCCGCCTCGGCACCTCCGGGCGCGTGGGATACGACGTGGCGGAGGCAGCCTACTTCCACCGGGAGCTGCCGTACGACGCCGAGCGGGTGGGCCAGCACAACCCGCGTCTGCGATCCGCCCGCGCGCTGGTGGCGGCGGGCGCGGTCGCCCTGGAGGGTGCGGTGGCCACGGTGACGGCCGAGGACGGGCACGTCCACCGGGTGCGCGACCGGGCGGGGGAGCTGAGTTGCAGCTGCCTGTGGTGGGCCAAGTACCGGGGCGGGCGCGGGCCGTGCAAGCACGCGCTGGCGGTACGGATGGTGCGGCGGGGCGCCGCGGTTGACGCCGTGGACGCGGTGGAGCAGATGGCGGCAAACGTCGGCGGGGGCGAGCGATGA
- a CDS encoding DUF6493 family protein: MSSLMAAVRAGRTAEAVSLLDGMTDTERRACFPELKELRKELRTAPWNATSRRALPALHVAGAACQTGAAGVASWVAAADMRWSRVSPALLLHVLGDRDTDWLADVTHRLAQRPVSASVPYELMAGLVRLSGCPVPTTEAYVRGWVGHHGGSWQRGGTLCDRLRSDPHLRLLAAALFETADIGGTLEWPNQEGPDSWTGALAQLTAVGALDRSATVDACVARLLRGGPTTDQRVFLRLLKTLALTRDEEHERIADWLALASDGTSTIASHAQTVLGALALDGELTPRNLADLSDAVLFRTERKLVRTQLVLLGKVLTRDRTTADELLPSAAQAFGHSDSDVQERALKLVERHADRLSSAEARAELVAAAEQLIPGLRVRAARALGVSPTAPEPVAYEEVLPPAPEPTRLPPAPATVEELAEEVGAALATEPTVADLERVLDGLVRHWYDDRESLLEALEPVTSRRWWDAAEAHWTDRFGSAPRGLSHPSEMLDIVLATLRGKLSTATLDSRIQRGTKDHGCVHSALSRALESRVWNLAHRIRTDPMPFLLSTPTWGTGLLDPTELVQRLDTYQRLGARVSDADFAQALLRVRRGDREEAASAARGAAALGSPEGTRLARWLVCEAPVSFVSRRRTSGSRVLIELGEVMELQAGLPAEFHPLGRPVSAFGESRYCHHWSSAVRPYWLAVLPERRELVAARLLRDLSALAVDDTRGAAAILPLLAEADGEAGEAVHLGVAYGLGARHPEDRLAAVDALLVLAARGQLDGARLGTDLGQLIRRGAVKPQRLAESVRNAAATGATSCVWGILRNTLPVLLADLATAGSATPPRGLGDLLAVAAECAERSGARGELPHLAQTADRRGASRLVTQARRLRSSLAGELAA; this comes from the coding sequence ATGAGTTCACTGATGGCAGCGGTCAGGGCGGGCCGGACGGCAGAGGCGGTGAGCCTGCTCGACGGGATGACGGACACCGAACGGCGGGCCTGCTTCCCGGAGTTGAAGGAGTTGCGCAAGGAGCTGCGCACAGCTCCCTGGAACGCGACGTCCCGTCGCGCCCTGCCCGCCCTGCACGTGGCCGGAGCGGCTTGCCAGACGGGGGCCGCGGGCGTGGCGAGCTGGGTGGCCGCCGCCGACATGCGCTGGTCGCGAGTGTCACCCGCGCTGCTGCTGCACGTGCTCGGCGACCGGGACACCGACTGGCTCGCCGACGTCACGCACCGGCTGGCGCAGCGTCCGGTCTCCGCGTCGGTGCCCTACGAGCTGATGGCCGGCCTGGTGCGGCTGTCCGGCTGCCCGGTGCCGACGACGGAGGCCTATGTCCGGGGCTGGGTCGGCCACCACGGCGGATCCTGGCAGCGCGGGGGCACCCTGTGCGACCGGCTGCGGTCGGATCCGCATCTGCGGCTGCTGGCGGCGGCACTGTTCGAGACCGCGGACATCGGCGGCACACTGGAATGGCCGAACCAGGAAGGTCCGGACAGCTGGACGGGTGCGCTCGCGCAGCTGACCGCGGTGGGCGCCCTGGACCGGTCGGCGACGGTCGACGCGTGCGTGGCCCGGCTGCTGCGCGGCGGACCCACCACCGACCAGCGGGTGTTCCTGCGGTTGCTGAAAACCCTGGCCCTCACCCGCGACGAGGAACATGAGCGGATCGCGGACTGGCTAGCGCTGGCCTCGGACGGCACGTCCACGATCGCCTCGCACGCCCAGACGGTCCTGGGCGCACTGGCCCTCGACGGCGAGCTGACGCCACGCAATCTCGCGGATCTGTCGGACGCGGTGCTGTTCCGGACCGAGAGGAAGCTCGTGCGGACGCAGCTCGTCCTGCTCGGCAAGGTCCTCACTCGGGACAGGACGACGGCCGACGAACTGCTGCCCTCCGCCGCACAGGCCTTCGGGCACAGCGACTCCGACGTTCAGGAGCGTGCGCTCAAGCTGGTCGAGCGCCACGCCGATCGCCTGAGCTCCGCCGAGGCCCGGGCGGAACTGGTCGCGGCAGCGGAGCAGTTGATCCCCGGTCTGCGTGTCCGGGCGGCCCGTGCGCTGGGCGTGTCCCCGACGGCACCCGAGCCGGTGGCGTACGAGGAGGTGCTGCCGCCCGCGCCGGAGCCGACGCGGCTGCCGCCGGCACCGGCGACGGTCGAGGAACTCGCCGAGGAGGTGGGAGCGGCGCTGGCCACCGAACCCACGGTGGCCGACCTGGAGCGGGTGCTGGACGGGTTGGTGCGCCACTGGTACGACGACCGGGAATCCTTGCTGGAGGCCCTGGAACCGGTGACGAGCCGCCGCTGGTGGGACGCCGCCGAAGCCCATTGGACGGACCGGTTCGGCAGCGCCCCGCGGGGCCTGTCCCACCCGTCGGAAATGCTGGACATCGTCCTGGCCACCCTGCGCGGCAAGCTGAGCACCGCGACACTGGACTCCCGGATCCAGCGGGGGACGAAGGACCACGGCTGCGTGCACAGCGCCCTGTCGCGGGCCTTGGAAAGCCGCGTGTGGAACCTTGCCCACCGGATACGGACCGATCCGATGCCCTTCCTGCTCTCCACCCCCACCTGGGGCACGGGCCTGCTGGATCCGACCGAGCTGGTGCAGCGACTCGACACGTACCAGCGGCTGGGCGCCCGTGTCTCGGACGCGGACTTCGCCCAGGCCCTGCTGCGGGTGCGGCGCGGGGACCGCGAGGAGGCCGCGTCGGCGGCGCGCGGGGCGGCGGCCCTCGGATCCCCTGAGGGAACCCGGCTCGCCCGGTGGCTGGTCTGCGAGGCTCCGGTCTCCTTCGTCAGCCGGCGCCGGACCTCGGGGTCGCGCGTCCTGATCGAGCTCGGTGAGGTCATGGAGCTGCAGGCAGGCCTCCCGGCGGAGTTCCACCCGCTGGGCAGACCGGTGAGCGCCTTCGGGGAGAGCCGGTACTGCCACCACTGGAGCAGCGCCGTACGGCCGTACTGGCTGGCCGTGCTCCCCGAGCGGCGCGAACTGGTGGCCGCACGACTGCTGCGCGATCTCTCGGCACTCGCCGTGGACGACACACGGGGCGCCGCCGCGATACTTCCGCTGCTGGCCGAGGCGGACGGCGAGGCCGGCGAAGCCGTCCATCTGGGCGTGGCCTACGGTCTGGGCGCCCGGCATCCCGAGGACCGGCTCGCCGCCGTGGACGCGCTGCTGGTGCTGGCCGCACGCGGGCAACTGGACGGGGCGCGGCTCGGCACCGACCTCGGTCAGCTGATACGCCGGGGAGCGGTGAAGCCGCAGCGGCTGGCCGAGTCGGTGCGGAACGCGGCGGCCACCGGGGCCACCTCCTGCGTCTGGGGCATCCTCCGGAACACGCTGCCGGTGCTGCTCGCCGATCTCGCGACGGCCGGGTCCGCCACGCCGCCGCGTGGACTGGGCGATCTGCTGGCGGTGGCGGCCGAGTGCGCCGAGCGGTCGGGGGCACGTGGCGAGTTGCCACACCTGGCGCAGACGGCGGACCGGCGCGGCGCGTCGCGTCTGGTGACCCAGGCCCGCCGGCTGCGCAGTTCGCTGGCCGGGGAACTGGCCGCCTGA
- a CDS encoding trans-sulfuration enzyme family protein translates to MDMPYGAHRNSAPRALATEAVHAGRDDLARQGLHAPPIDLSTTYPSYDSRSEAERIDAFAATGAEPDGPPVYGRLGNPTVARFETALARLEGTESAVAFASGMAALSAVLLVRAAAGLRHVVAVRPLYGCSDHLLTAGLLGSEVTWTDPAGVADAIRADTGLVVVESPANPTLAEIDLRALAHSCGSVPLVVDNTFATPVLQRPVEQGARLVLHSATKYLGGHGDVMAGVVACDEEFAGRLRQVRFATGGVLHPLAGYLLLRGLATLPVRVRAASANAAELVRRLSADPRIARVHYPRLGGAMIAFEVHGDPHEVIGGVRLITPAVSLGSVDSLIQHPASISHRIVAADDRRDAGVSDRLLRLSVGLEDVDDLWADLDQALPERPADRRSAMTRARTADA, encoded by the coding sequence ATGGACATGCCATACGGAGCGCACCGGAACTCCGCACCCAGAGCACTTGCCACCGAGGCCGTGCACGCCGGCCGCGACGACCTCGCCCGCCAGGGTCTGCACGCCCCGCCCATCGACCTGTCCACCACCTACCCCTCGTACGACAGCCGGAGCGAGGCCGAGCGCATCGACGCGTTCGCGGCCACGGGCGCCGAACCCGACGGGCCGCCCGTCTACGGCCGGCTGGGCAACCCGACCGTCGCCCGTTTCGAGACCGCCCTGGCCCGTCTGGAGGGCACCGAGTCCGCCGTCGCGTTCGCCAGCGGCATGGCCGCGCTCAGCGCGGTCCTGCTCGTACGGGCCGCCGCCGGGCTGCGCCATGTCGTGGCGGTACGGCCCCTGTACGGGTGCAGCGACCACCTCCTCACGGCCGGACTGCTCGGCTCGGAGGTCACCTGGACCGATCCCGCGGGCGTCGCGGACGCCATCCGTGCGGACACCGGACTGGTCGTCGTGGAGTCCCCGGCCAACCCGACGCTCGCCGAGATCGACCTGCGGGCACTCGCCCACTCCTGCGGCTCCGTCCCGCTGGTCGTGGACAACACCTTCGCCACACCGGTACTGCAACGCCCCGTCGAGCAGGGCGCCCGGCTGGTGCTGCACAGCGCGACCAAGTACCTCGGCGGTCACGGCGACGTGATGGCGGGAGTCGTCGCCTGCGACGAGGAGTTCGCGGGGCGGCTGCGGCAGGTGCGGTTCGCCACCGGCGGAGTGCTGCATCCGCTGGCCGGCTATCTGCTGCTGCGCGGCCTCGCGACGCTGCCGGTCCGGGTGCGCGCCGCCTCAGCGAACGCCGCCGAACTGGTCCGCAGGCTGTCCGCCGACCCGCGGATCGCCCGCGTCCACTACCCGCGGCTGGGCGGCGCGATGATCGCCTTCGAGGTGCACGGCGACCCGCACGAGGTGATCGGCGGGGTCCGGCTGATCACCCCTGCGGTGAGCCTCGGCAGTGTCGACAGCCTGATCCAGCACCCGGCGTCCATCAGTCATCGCATCGTGGCCGCGGACGACCGGCGCGACGCCGGCGTCAGCGACCGGCTGCTCCGGCTGTCGGTGGGCCTCGAGGACGTCGACGACCTGTGGGCCGACCTGGACCAGGCCCTGCCCGAGAGGCCGGCGGACCGGCGGTCGGCGATGACGCGGGCGAGGACGGCGGACGCCTGA